From one Solanum stenotomum isolate F172 chromosome 12, ASM1918654v1, whole genome shotgun sequence genomic stretch:
- the LOC125846319 gene encoding uncharacterized protein LOC125846319 isoform X6 — MYLCRGTILLKYFTLILVIIFLQTCNARKSKPYYCPSSACGHIRNISYPFRLNTDPEHCGYGPAFELDCESNQTVIWLFSKKFYVQAINYNNQTIHLVDPTLQTQDDLCSFKPQYILFNKANTIFHSYYVADPIFMINCPFAVNNYSTFVEIIGCKLSRHTYLKIGVIDASALSDGCRVEFIGWTSWPNNIYTENNISLSDFHQAILYGFELRYYLRSSPQRISFIEYILGVLQWIHWTSLVLLQLFLKYYFGAKFVIFLP; from the exons ATGTATTTGTGTAGGGGAACTATTCTgcttaaatattttacattaaTCCTTGTAATCATCTTTCTGCAAACATGCAATGCTAGGAAGAGCAAACCCTACTACTGTCCTTCTTCTGCTTGTGGCCATATCCGTAACATAAGCTACCCTTTTCGCTTAAACACTGATCCAGAACATTGCGGATATGGTCCAGCATTTGAGTTAGATTGTGAAAGTAACCAAACAGTCATATGGTTATTCTCCAAGAAATTTTACGTTCAAGCCATCAACTATAATAATCAGACAATTCACCTGGTAGATCCAACTTTACAAACACAAGATGATCTATGCTCTTTCAAACCTCAGTATATCTTGTTCAACAAAGCCAATACAATCTTCCACTCATACTATGTAGCAGATCCCATTTTCATGATCAACTGTCCATTTGCTGTTAATAATTATTCGACATTTGTGGAAATTATTGGCTGCAAATTAAGCAGACACACTTATTTAAAGATTGGAGTTATAGATGCTTCTGCACTCAGTGATGGATGCAGAGTGGAATTTATAGGCTGGACCTCATGGCCTAATAATATTTATACAGAGAACAACATTTCCCTTTCTGATTTTCATCAAGCCATCCTCTACGGATTTGAGCTTCGTTATTATCTGCGGAGTTCTCCACAAAGGATAA gttttattgaatatattctcG GTGTTCTTCAATGGATTCACT GGACCAGTCTAGTGCTACTTCAGCTTTTCTTGA AGTACTATTTCGGAGCAAAATTTGTGATCTTCCTTCCGTAA
- the LOC125846319 gene encoding uncharacterized protein LOC125846319 isoform X3, producing the protein MYLCRGTILLKYFTLILVIIFLQTCNARKSKPYYCPSSACGHIRNISYPFRLNTDPEHCGYGPAFELDCESNQTVIWLFSKKFYVQAINYNNQTIHLVDPTLQTQDDLCSFKPQYILFNKANTIFHSYYVADPIFMINCPFAVNNYSTFVEIIGCKLSRHTYLKIGVIDASALSDGCRVEFIGWTSWPNNIYTENNISLSDFHQAILYGFELRYYLRSSPQRISFIEYILGVLQWIHWTSLVLLQLFLRSYFVMTSQMCRVLFRSKICDLPSVSNCISADQIQKKAFVHV; encoded by the exons ATGTATTTGTGTAGGGGAACTATTCTgcttaaatattttacattaaTCCTTGTAATCATCTTTCTGCAAACATGCAATGCTAGGAAGAGCAAACCCTACTACTGTCCTTCTTCTGCTTGTGGCCATATCCGTAACATAAGCTACCCTTTTCGCTTAAACACTGATCCAGAACATTGCGGATATGGTCCAGCATTTGAGTTAGATTGTGAAAGTAACCAAACAGTCATATGGTTATTCTCCAAGAAATTTTACGTTCAAGCCATCAACTATAATAATCAGACAATTCACCTGGTAGATCCAACTTTACAAACACAAGATGATCTATGCTCTTTCAAACCTCAGTATATCTTGTTCAACAAAGCCAATACAATCTTCCACTCATACTATGTAGCAGATCCCATTTTCATGATCAACTGTCCATTTGCTGTTAATAATTATTCGACATTTGTGGAAATTATTGGCTGCAAATTAAGCAGACACACTTATTTAAAGATTGGAGTTATAGATGCTTCTGCACTCAGTGATGGATGCAGAGTGGAATTTATAGGCTGGACCTCATGGCCTAATAATATTTATACAGAGAACAACATTTCCCTTTCTGATTTTCATCAAGCCATCCTCTACGGATTTGAGCTTCGTTATTATCTGCGGAGTTCTCCACAAAGGATAA gttttattgaatatattctcG GTGTTCTTCAATGGATTCACT GGACCAGTCTAGTGCTACTTCAGCTTTTCTTGA GAAGTTACTTCGTTATGACTTCTCAAATGTGCAGAGTACTATTTCGGAGCAAAATTTGTGATCTTCCTTCCGTAAGTAATTGTATTTCTGCTGATCAAATTCAAAAGAAGGCATTTGTCCATGTATGA